The Pongo abelii isolate AG06213 chromosome 11, NHGRI_mPonAbe1-v2.0_pri, whole genome shotgun sequence genome includes a window with the following:
- the NABP1 gene encoding SOSS complex subunit B2 isoform X1 — MNRVNDPLIFIRDIKPGLKNLNVVFIVLEIGRVTKTKDGHEVRSCKVADKTGSITISVWDEIGGLIQPGDIIRLTRGYASMWKGCLTLYTGRGGELQKIGEFCMVYSEVPNFSEPNPDYRGQQSKGAQSEQKNNSTNSNMGTGTFGPVGNGVHTGPESREHQFSHASRSNGRGLINPQLQATASNQTVMTTISNGRDPRRAFKR, encoded by the exons ATGAATAGGGTCAACGACCCACTTATTTTTATAAGAGATATTAAGCCCGGACTGAAAAACTTAAATGTCGTCTTTATTGTCCTGGAGATAG GACGCGTGACCAAAACCAAAGACGGCCATGAAGTGAGATCGTGCAAAGTAGCAGATAAAACGGGCAGCATCACTATTTCCGTGTGGGATGAGATCGGAGGTCTTATACAGCCAGGGGATATTATTCGGTTGACCAGAGG gTATGCATCCATGTGGAAAGGATGTCTGACACTTTATACTGGAAGGGGTGGTGAACTTCAAAAAATTGGGGA attttgtatGGTTTATTCAGAAGTGCCAAATTTCAGTGAACCCAACCCAGATTATCGAGGACAGCAGAGCAAAGGG gcaCAGAGTGAACAGAAGAATAATTCCACGAATAGTAATATGGGTACAGGTACATTTGGACCAGTGG gAAATGGTGTTCACACTGGCCCTGAATCAAGGGAACACCAGTTTTCACATGCTAGCAGAAGCAATGGCCGGGGACTTATAAATCCACAACTACAAGCAACAGCTAGTAATCAAACAGTGATGACCACAATAAGTAATGGCAGGGACCCTCGGAGAGCCTTTAAAAGATGA
- the NABP1 gene encoding SOSS complex subunit B2 isoform X2 — protein sequence MWKGCLTLYTGRGGELQKIGEFCMVYSEVPNFSEPNPDYRGQQSKGAQSEQKNNSTNSNMGTGTFGPVGNGVHTGPESREHQFSHASRSNGRGLINPQLQATASNQTVMTTISNGRDPRRAFKR from the exons ATGTGGAAAGGATGTCTGACACTTTATACTGGAAGGGGTGGTGAACTTCAAAAAATTGGGGA attttgtatGGTTTATTCAGAAGTGCCAAATTTCAGTGAACCCAACCCAGATTATCGAGGACAGCAGAGCAAAGGG gcaCAGAGTGAACAGAAGAATAATTCCACGAATAGTAATATGGGTACAGGTACATTTGGACCAGTGG gAAATGGTGTTCACACTGGCCCTGAATCAAGGGAACACCAGTTTTCACATGCTAGCAGAAGCAATGGCCGGGGACTTATAAATCCACAACTACAAGCAACAGCTAGTAATCAAACAGTGATGACCACAATAAGTAATGGCAGGGACCCTCGGAGAGCCTTTAAAAGATGA